A window of the Equus asinus isolate D_3611 breed Donkey chromosome 20, EquAss-T2T_v2, whole genome shotgun sequence genome harbors these coding sequences:
- the PEX11G gene encoding peroxisomal membrane protein 11C isoform X2, with amino-acid sequence MAALSGLASALESYRARDRLIRTLGYCCQLVGGVLVQQCPARSEVGTRLLALSSQLSHCRTVLRLFDDAAMFVYTKQYGLGAEEEDIFVRCVSVLGNLADQLYYPCEHVAWAADAKILRVDSARWWTLSTAFWGLSLLLGIARSLWMVLKLRQRLRGPTVPCARRWEDRAQWAAAVPGASCAIRRVFFYKERLRPEAAGMEGCWGQCGMQRRPCVAPGRSALAGPSVGAPSARSSWVGPLG; translated from the exons ATGGCGGCGCTGAGCGGCCTGGCGTCGGCGCTGGAGTCGTACAGGGCTCGGGACCGCCTG ATCCGAACGCTGGGGTACTGCTGCCAGCTGGTCGGCGGGGTCCTGGTGCAACAATGTCCGGCCAGGTCAGAAGTGGGGACGCGCCTGCTGGCGCTgtcctcccagctcagccactgcaGGACTGTCCTTCGACTCTTCGATGACGCGGCCATGTTTGTCTACACTAAACAGTACGGCCTGGGGGCAGAG GAGGAAGACATCTTTGTCCGCTGCGTGTCTGTCCTGGGCAACCTGGCCGACCAGCTCTACTACCCGTGCGAGCACGTCGCCTGGGCCGCCGACGCCAAGATCCTCCGCGTGGACTCTGCCCGGTGGTGGACACTGAGCACAGCCTTCTGgggcctctccctgctcctggggATTGCCAG GTCCCTGTGGATGGTCCTGAAGCTGAGACAGAGGCTGAGGGGCCCCACGGTGCCCTGCGCCAG GCGCTGGGAAGACCGAGCACAGTGGGCGGCTGCAGTCCCTGGAGCCTCATGTGCTATCCGCCGCGTGTTCTTTTACAAGGAACGTCTGCGGCCGGAAGCAGCTGGAATGGAAGGCTGCTGGGGGCAATGCGGGATGCAGAGGAGACCCTGCGTGGCTCCTGGCCGGAGCGCCCTGGCTGGTCCATCTGTGGGGGCTCCCTCTGCCCGGAGCTCATGGGTGGGCCCTCTGGGCTAG
- the PEX11G gene encoding peroxisomal membrane protein 11C isoform X3, with protein MAALSGLASALESYRARDRLIRTLGYCCQLVGGVLVQQCPARSEVGTRLLALSSQLSHCRTVLRLFDDAAMFVYTKQYGLGAEEEDIFVRCVSVLGNLADQLYYPCEHVAWAADAKILRVDSARWWTLSTAFWGLSLLLGIARSLWMVLKLRQRLRGPTVPCASRMPQSKQRALEAQVQSEVLTLLSNLADLANAVHWLPPGILWAGRFPPWLVGLLGTVSSLLSVYQAVRASGQADTTP; from the exons ATGGCGGCGCTGAGCGGCCTGGCGTCGGCGCTGGAGTCGTACAGGGCTCGGGACCGCCTG ATCCGAACGCTGGGGTACTGCTGCCAGCTGGTCGGCGGGGTCCTGGTGCAACAATGTCCGGCCAGGTCAGAAGTGGGGACGCGCCTGCTGGCGCTgtcctcccagctcagccactgcaGGACTGTCCTTCGACTCTTCGATGACGCGGCCATGTTTGTCTACACTAAACAGTACGGCCTGGGGGCAGAG GAGGAAGACATCTTTGTCCGCTGCGTGTCTGTCCTGGGCAACCTGGCCGACCAGCTCTACTACCCGTGCGAGCACGTCGCCTGGGCCGCCGACGCCAAGATCCTCCGCGTGGACTCTGCCCGGTGGTGGACACTGAGCACAGCCTTCTGgggcctctccctgctcctggggATTGCCAG GTCCCTGTGGATGGTCCTGAAGCTGAGACAGAGGCTGAGGGGCCCCACGGTGCCCTGCGCCAG CCGGATGCCCCAGAGCAAGCAGAGGGCCCTGGAGGCTCAGGTCCAGTCTGAGGTGCTGACTCTGCTGAGCAACCTGGCCGACCTGGCCAACGCCGTACACTGGCTGCCCCCGGGCATCTTGTGGGCCGGCCGCTTCCCCCCGTGGCTGGTGGGCCTCCTGGGTACCGTCTCCTCCCTCCTCAGCGTGTACCAGGCAGTCCGGGCCAGTGGCCAGGCTGACACCACCCCCTGA
- the PEX11G gene encoding peroxisomal membrane protein 11C isoform X4, producing the protein MFVYTKQYGLGAEEEDIFVRCVSVLGNLADQLYYPCEHVAWAADAKILRVDSARWWTLSTAFWGLSLLLGIARSLWMVLKLRQRLRGPTVPCASRMPQSKQRALEAQVQSEVLTLLSNLADLANAVHWLPPGILWAGRFPPWLVGLLGTVSSLLSVYQAVRASGQADTTP; encoded by the exons ATGTTTGTCTACACTAAACAGTACGGCCTGGGGGCAGAG GAGGAAGACATCTTTGTCCGCTGCGTGTCTGTCCTGGGCAACCTGGCCGACCAGCTCTACTACCCGTGCGAGCACGTCGCCTGGGCCGCCGACGCCAAGATCCTCCGCGTGGACTCTGCCCGGTGGTGGACACTGAGCACAGCCTTCTGgggcctctccctgctcctggggATTGCCAG GTCCCTGTGGATGGTCCTGAAGCTGAGACAGAGGCTGAGGGGCCCCACGGTGCCCTGCGCCAG CCGGATGCCCCAGAGCAAGCAGAGGGCCCTGGAGGCTCAGGTCCAGTCTGAGGTGCTGACTCTGCTGAGCAACCTGGCCGACCTGGCCAACGCCGTACACTGGCTGCCCCCGGGCATCTTGTGGGCCGGCCGCTTCCCCCCGTGGCTGGTGGGCCTCCTGGGTACCGTCTCCTCCCTCCTCAGCGTGTACCAGGCAGTCCGGGCCAGTGGCCAGGCTGACACCACCCCCTGA